The nucleotide window GAATGAGTTGGATTCTTGCAGTTGGATGGAATTGCATAATTCTCATAATTTTTTACTAGTATAAAAAAAGTgccaaaatttaaaatataaatacatttatgctatattattTGCAAAGACAAATGTGACTTCTTCCGGTCCTCGTCATCATCACCATCTCGGGTCGGCGAGTTGAGGTCCAACTTGGGCCTCTTCTTGAGCTCGCCTATGACCGGCACGTGCACGGCACACCTCGGGCACCTGGGGTCCACCGACGAGACGAGCACGTAGAGGAGGCACACCGGGCACCCGGCGACCGTCATCGCCGCCGCCCGCCCCCGCTCGCCCATCAGCGACCCGGGGCCGGGGCCATCCTCTTCCGGCGCACGCCGCTTGATCaccgagaaggaggaggaggtggtggtggtcgaCGAGGAGCGCGGCGAAGGGGAGCCGTCGGATCGGCGGGTCGCGCGCTCGAGGGCGGACTTCACCTTCTCCAGGGTGCAGACACTCTGGTACGCCGAgggcgcgggcgccgccgccgccgcgtccGGCTGCGGGACGAGGGCGGCGGTGGATGGTGGAGGTAGGGCGAGGTTGAGATTGTGGAGACAGGAGGGAACCGGATCATGGTCGCGCTTCTCGAGGTAGGTCTTTCCATGCTGCAATTGATCGAGAATTAGGGACTTAGAGGATAAGAAAGAATGATAAATATGGAATCTAATAGGTTTATTCTGTGAATTCTTGTGGGAAGAGCTGTTCTTTTCATTCGGGAAATTCCGTATCAGCCGGTGCTTGATTTGATTACAGTCGAGGGATTTACAGAAGAAACGATGAAAGTTTCAGCAGAATTCAAATGAAAGTATCGATTTCCAGCAGGACTACTACGACGAAAACTTGGGGATTAGATCGGTAAAAAAGGACCCATTAACATAAAAATTCAATCTTTTGCCATGTTTcgcaaattcaaattcaaaggAACAACCAATTGGGAAGAGACAAGAAGAAGATCCACGAGCTTCAAGAACGTACCAATAGATCAAACCGTCTCTCCCAACCCATCGGAACACGGAGCTCAAGACCCACCTCCGCAGATCCGAGCACTGCTCCGCCGCCACCGAGCAAATCCCTTGTGACAAGCTCCCTCttcccctctccttcctcctcataACCCCTCAGCATCCTTGACCACGAGCTCACCTCCGCTGCCATTAACCTCCTCTCCCAAATCAtcaaacaaaagaagagaaagaagagaagagaagagaagggagattATTGCTTCAAAGGAGTTCACATAACAATACAGAAAGAAGCCGCCTTTATACATTTATATACTGCTTTCAGATGACTGTAAGTATGGGAAACATTAATGGTGTCAATAAATGAAAAATTCTGAGGGTGGAT belongs to Musa acuminata AAA Group cultivar baxijiao chromosome BXJ1-11, Cavendish_Baxijiao_AAA, whole genome shotgun sequence and includes:
- the LOC135597492 gene encoding uncharacterized protein LOC135597492 yields the protein MIWERRLMAAEVSSWSRMLRGYEEEGEGKRELVTRDLLGGGGAVLGSAEVGLELRVPMGWERRFDLLHGKTYLEKRDHDPVPSCLHNLNLALPPPSTAALVPQPDAAAAAPAPSAYQSVCTLEKVKSALERATRRSDGSPSPRSSSTTTTSSSFSVIKRRAPEEDGPGPGSLMGERGRAAAMTVAGCPVCLLYVLVSSVDPRCPRCAVHVPVIGELKKRPKLDLNSPTRDGDDDEDRKKSHLSLQII